CTCTGATGGGATACCCAAGAAGCAGAGCGGCGACAAAGCCGATTGGCCAGGCTCTCAGGAGGTTGTGACCCCAGGCCTTTATCCACGCAGGCGTGAAGCCAAGGTTCAGCCAGGCGAAATAGCCTGAAAAGAGCGATGCCATGGCAAATGACATCAGGATCGCGACGACGGTATGGATTTTTGTTTCAGGACGCATGTGATCTCCGTTGGAACTCTGAATCGGACACAGAGATCGGGAGATCGGTCGAAACGTCACCCACGCGAACACCATGCCCGACCTCAGTCGGGTTGATGCCGTGGGTATCGCCTGGGCGATGCAGACCTGCTGAGCAAGCAGGGGTCGGGATTACCGAGCCGACCAATTCTTTTTCGACGGGCGGCATTCTAAACGACCGACTTTCCATCCGCCGAGGGACAGCCCTGGACCGCCATGGGAACGCCCGAGCCGCTGAAAGGGTTGGGCTGAACAAATCGGCTCCCCCCGCGCCGCCTGCGGCGTCACCCCCCAAGGGGCGATGCGAGTGGCCCGGCAAAGCCGGTTCCACCGCATCCTTGGTTGAACTGCGCGCCGGGCAGTGGCGCTACGGGGTCGTTGCAAAACACGGAGAATGCCCCCATGGACGCTCACACCACCCACTCCCTCTACGCCGAACGCCGCGCCCGCGTGGCCGCCCAGCTGGGCCCCGGCGGCATCGCCATCGTGCCGACCGCGCTGGAACGCCAGCGCAACCGCGACAGCGACTTTCTGTTCCGCCACGACAGCTATTTCTATTACCTGACCGGGTTCTCCGAACCCAACGCCTGGCTGGTGATCACCGCCGAGGGCGAGACCACGCTGTTCTGCCAGCCCAAAGACCTGGAGCGCGAAATCTGGGACGGCATCCGCCTGGGCCCCGAGGCCGCGCCCGAGCACCTGGGCGTGAGCGCGGCCTTTTCCGTGGCCGAGCTCGACCAGCGCCTGCCCCGGCTGCTGGAGAACCGCCACACCGTGTGGTACCCCTTCGCCACGCACAAGGGCCTCGAAGGCCGGATCGACGGCTGGCTGCAGTCGGTGCGCGCGCGGGTGCGTTTTGGCGCACTGTGCCCCGAGTCGCAGCGCGACCTGTGCGGCGTGCTCGACGAGATGCGGCTCTTCAAGGACCCGTTCGAGCGCGACACCATGCGCCGCGCCGCGCAGATCAGCGCCGGCGCCCACATCCGCGCCATGCAGCGCAGCGCCGCCATGCTGCGCGCCGGGCAGGACGTGCGCGAGTACCACCTGGACGCCGAGCTGCTGCACGAATTCCGCCAGCACGGCTCGCAGTACCCGGCCTACGGCAGCATCGTGGCCGCTGGCGCCAACGCCTGCGTGCTGCACTACCGGGCCGACAACGCGCCGATCCGCGACGGCGAGCTGGTGCTGATCGACGCCGGCTGCGAGCTCGACGGTTATGCCTCGGACATCACGCGCACCTTCCCGGCCAACGGCCGTTTCACCGGCCCGCAGCGCGCGCTCTACGAGCTGGTGCTGGCCAGCCAGGAGGCCGCGATCGAGGCCACCCGCCCCGGCGCGCGTTTCGTGGCGCCGCACGAAGCGGCGGTGAAGGTGCTCACCCAGGGCATGCTCGACCTCGGCCTGCTCGACAAGAACCAGGTCGGCACGCTGGAGGACGCGATCCAGCACCGCCACTACTTCGCCCACTACATGCACCGCACCGGCCACTGGCTGGGCATGGACGTGCACGACTGCGGCAGCTACGTGGAGCCGTCCGAGGTGGGCACCGTGAGCGAGCGTCAGGACCCGCTGAGCGGCGAGACCATCAAGGACCGCCCCAGCCGCATCCTGCGCCCCGGCATGGCGCTGACCATCGAACCCGGCCTGTACGTGCGCCCCAGCGACGGCGTGCCGCGCGAGTTCTGGAACATCGGCATCCGCATCGAGGACGACGCCTTCGTCACCGAGACCGGCTGCGAACTCATCTCACGCGGCGTGCCGGTGCGGGCCGACGAGATCGAAGCCCTGATGCGCTGACCAGCCGGAATTTCGACTTCTAAAAATCTTCTTGATAATCATTCGCATATAGAATGCCGACCTTCGCCGGGATCCCCGGCCTTCTGAAGGAGTGTTCATGCGAATTGCCACCACCGTACGCTGGCTGTGCGCCCTGGGCCTGACGGCCGGTCTGATCCAGACCGCCCAGGCGGCCCCCGAAATGATCAAAGACGTGCTCGGCCGATCGGTCCGCGTCGACCTGCCCGCCAAGCGCGTGTTGCTGGGTTTCTACTTCGAGGACTACATGGCCATCGGCGGCGAGAAGGCCTTCGACCAGGTGGTCGGCTTCTCCCGCGAGGCCTGGGAAGGCTGGCGTCCGGCCAACTGGTCGCTGTTCGCGGCGCACCGGCCCTCGCTCAAGGAACTGCCCGACGTGGGCGAGGTCGAGGCGCAGACCTTCTCCGTCGAGAAGGTGCTGGCCCTCAGGCCCGACGTGGTGGTGCTGGCCGAATGGCAGTACAAGGGCCTGGGCCCGGATGTGAAACGGATGGAAGACGCCGGGGTGCCCGTGGTGGTGGTGGACTACAACATGGAGCTGCCGGCCAACCACCACGCCAGCACGCTGTTGCTGGGCCAAATCGCGGGCGATGAGAAGCGTGCGCAGAAGATCGCGGACGAATACAAGACCGCCATCGATCAGGTGCAGTCGCGCATCGCGGCCGCCAAGCAGCCCAAACCGCGCTTCTATGTCGAGTTCGGCAACAAGGGACCGGCCGAATACAGCTTCAGCTACGGCAAGGGCATGTGGGGTCCGCTGGGCGCGCTGGCCGGGGGTGAGAACATCGCCGCCCCCTTCGTCGAATGGTACAGCCCGATGAACCCGGAGAAGGTGCTGGCCGCCCAGCCCGAGGTGGTTTTCATCGCCGGCACGGAGTCGACCAAGAACCCCAGCTCGATGCTGATGGGGCAGGGCGTGGAGTCCGCGCAGGCACAACAGCGGCTGCTGGGCTTTGCCCGGCGCGCCGGCTGGAGCGAACTGCCAGCCGTGAAGAACCAGCGCCTGTATGCGGTCTACCAGGGTGCATCGCGCTCGGTGCTGGACTACACCATGGTGCAGTTCATGGCCAAGGCCCTGTACCCCACGTTGTTCAAGGATGTCGATCCGCAGGCCAACTACCTGGGCTTCTACAAGCGCTACCTGCCGGTGCAGGCCAAGGGCAGCTTCGCGCTGGGGATGTGAATGGCACGCCATCTGTGGAAAAAAATCGCGCTGTCCGCCACGCTCGCGCTGGGCGCGCTCAGCGCCTGGGCGGCGCCCGGCACCGTTGAAGATGTGCTGGGTCGCAAGATCACCCTGGAGTTGCCGGCCAAGCGGGTGCTGCTGGGCTTCTACATCGAGGACTATTTCGCCGTCGGTGGCGACAAGGCCTTCGACCGCCTGGTGGGGATGTCGCGCGGCTGGTTCGTCAAGTCGCGGCCCGCGGTGTGGGAACAGTACGCCGCCGCACGGCCCACCCTGCGCGACGTGCTCGACGTGGGCAACGTGCAGGACCAGAGCTTTTCGCTGGAGAAAGTGCTGGCCACCAAACCCGACGTGGTGATCCTGGCCGACTGGCAGTTCAAGGCCCTGGCCTCGGAGATCCCGCGCCTGGAAGCGGCCGGCATCCCCGTGGTGGTGGTGGACTACAACGCGCAGACGCTGGAGCGCCACCTGGCCAGCACGAAGGTGCTGGGCCAGCTCACCGGTGAAACGGCGCGCGCGCAACGCATCGCCGACGGATACCGCCAAATCGTGGAGACGATCCAGCA
This Hydrogenophaga taeniospiralis DNA region includes the following protein-coding sequences:
- a CDS encoding DUF2798 domain-containing protein, coding for MRPETKIHTVVAILMSFAMASLFSGYFAWLNLGFTPAWIKAWGHNLLRAWPIGFVAALLLGYPIRVLAPSWSLALHAKPDQGRLWPFVSATNPTIHPSQNFRKLI
- a CDS encoding aminopeptidase P N-terminal domain-containing protein; this encodes MDAHTTHSLYAERRARVAAQLGPGGIAIVPTALERQRNRDSDFLFRHDSYFYYLTGFSEPNAWLVITAEGETTLFCQPKDLEREIWDGIRLGPEAAPEHLGVSAAFSVAELDQRLPRLLENRHTVWYPFATHKGLEGRIDGWLQSVRARVRFGALCPESQRDLCGVLDEMRLFKDPFERDTMRRAAQISAGAHIRAMQRSAAMLRAGQDVREYHLDAELLHEFRQHGSQYPAYGSIVAAGANACVLHYRADNAPIRDGELVLIDAGCELDGYASDITRTFPANGRFTGPQRALYELVLASQEAAIEATRPGARFVAPHEAAVKVLTQGMLDLGLLDKNQVGTLEDAIQHRHYFAHYMHRTGHWLGMDVHDCGSYVEPSEVGTVSERQDPLSGETIKDRPSRILRPGMALTIEPGLYVRPSDGVPREFWNIGIRIEDDAFVTETGCELISRGVPVRADEIEALMR
- a CDS encoding ABC transporter substrate-binding protein — encoded protein: MRIATTVRWLCALGLTAGLIQTAQAAPEMIKDVLGRSVRVDLPAKRVLLGFYFEDYMAIGGEKAFDQVVGFSREAWEGWRPANWSLFAAHRPSLKELPDVGEVEAQTFSVEKVLALRPDVVVLAEWQYKGLGPDVKRMEDAGVPVVVVDYNMELPANHHASTLLLGQIAGDEKRAQKIADEYKTAIDQVQSRIAAAKQPKPRFYVEFGNKGPAEYSFSYGKGMWGPLGALAGGENIAAPFVEWYSPMNPEKVLAAQPEVVFIAGTESTKNPSSMLMGQGVESAQAQQRLLGFARRAGWSELPAVKNQRLYAVYQGASRSVLDYTMVQFMAKALYPTLFKDVDPQANYLGFYKRYLPVQAKGSFALGM
- a CDS encoding ABC transporter substrate-binding protein encodes the protein MARHLWKKIALSATLALGALSAWAAPGTVEDVLGRKITLELPAKRVLLGFYIEDYFAVGGDKAFDRLVGMSRGWFVKSRPAVWEQYAAARPTLRDVLDVGNVQDQSFSLEKVLATKPDVVILADWQFKALASEIPRLEAAGIPVVVVDYNAQTLERHLASTKVLGQLTGETARAQRIADGYRQIVETIQQRIAQAKLPRPRVYIELGDKGPAEHSYTYGKNMWGAMADLAGGDNVAAPFVKDWGPINPEQLLVAKPQVVLIAGYESVSRPDAMQMGFGVPAAEARRRLDGFAQRKGWSALPAMQDGRLHGVYHGATRSLLDAAQLQYLAKALYPSLFADIDPDATYRDFYRHYLPIQPQGTFVLNGK